The following coding sequences lie in one Pseudomonas sp. B33.4 genomic window:
- a CDS encoding J domain-containing protein has protein sequence MDCWSVLHLHDDAETRDIKRAYARLLKTFRPDEDAEGFQRLREAYEQALAIAQWRLENAEPADGDDVAVATTSSTFAALAFDAALANKHSHAQNPAWDFAGLDFPPVNPAAPEPFAPLAKDDVLPVEPVTAAPDTEAYALEAQAARQLLEGLSPENLDERWDQAQQQGCAKAVERLLLQLCFEQPHLRAPVLHWAVVQLGWLGPWQEVLINDHQRDRLAESLMSDYRNTLQALLESQSEREFLNVLKRYSAQPWLQVFDRREQWQQTLLHLLNDSEWSVPLFDRIGQLFGWDHSKGLHPQPVWLWDTLIERCDQESFYDNLRAKAESDRTWAADVQAAHLLINPLKPLQQKKIIDGFGQNEWQACHDLSEKLKWRFPELLARLPYADVFYWRRFLPRPIAAETWVRVWTAIALALCLIYLGLGKRNSADLIFIPMIFACVPVWFFRFALSWWVGALGPCHRPGPVAHRKPDSAQMEP, from the coding sequence ATGGATTGCTGGTCGGTGCTGCACCTGCACGATGACGCTGAAACCCGCGACATCAAGCGCGCCTATGCGCGCCTGTTGAAAACCTTCCGCCCCGATGAGGATGCCGAAGGGTTCCAGCGCTTGCGCGAAGCCTACGAACAGGCGCTGGCGATTGCCCAGTGGCGCCTTGAAAACGCTGAGCCTGCCGACGGAGACGACGTCGCCGTGGCCACGACATCCAGCACCTTTGCCGCACTGGCATTCGATGCTGCGCTGGCAAACAAACACAGCCACGCGCAAAACCCGGCGTGGGATTTTGCCGGTCTCGACTTTCCGCCCGTCAACCCGGCAGCCCCTGAGCCTTTTGCACCGCTGGCGAAGGATGATGTTTTGCCTGTCGAGCCAGTGACGGCGGCCCCGGACACAGAGGCGTATGCGCTTGAAGCGCAGGCTGCACGGCAACTGCTTGAGGGGCTATCGCCCGAAAACCTCGACGAGCGTTGGGATCAGGCGCAACAACAAGGCTGCGCCAAGGCCGTCGAAAGGCTGTTGCTGCAACTGTGTTTTGAACAGCCACACCTGCGCGCTCCGGTGCTGCACTGGGCCGTAGTGCAACTCGGATGGTTGGGGCCGTGGCAAGAGGTCCTGATCAATGATCATCAGCGCGACAGGCTCGCCGAGAGCTTGATGTCCGACTATCGCAACACCCTGCAAGCGCTGCTCGAAAGTCAGAGCGAACGCGAATTCCTCAACGTGCTCAAACGCTACAGCGCCCAACCGTGGCTGCAGGTTTTCGATCGCCGCGAACAATGGCAGCAAACCCTGCTGCACTTGCTCAATGACAGCGAATGGAGCGTGCCGCTGTTTGACCGCATCGGCCAGCTGTTCGGCTGGGATCACAGCAAAGGCCTGCACCCGCAACCGGTCTGGCTTTGGGACACGCTGATCGAACGCTGCGATCAGGAAAGTTTTTATGACAATCTGCGCGCCAAGGCTGAAAGCGACCGCACCTGGGCGGCCGACGTACAAGCGGCGCATCTGCTGATCAATCCGCTCAAGCCCCTGCAGCAGAAGAAGATCATCGACGGTTTTGGCCAGAACGAATGGCAGGCCTGCCATGACTTGTCGGAAAAGCTCAAATGGCGCTTCCCCGAGCTGCTCGCGCGATTACCTTATGCCGACGTTTTTTACTGGCGGCGTTTCCTTCCGCGGCCCATCGCCGCCGAAACCTGGGTGCGGGTATGGACGGCGATTGCCTTGGCGCTGTGCCTGATCTATCTGGGCCTTGGGAAAAGAAATTCCGCAGACCTTATCTTCATTCCAATGATATTTGCCTGCGTACCGGTATGGTTTTTCCGCTTCGCACTGAGCTGGTGGGTGGGTGCTCTCGGCCCATGTCATCGTCCCGGACCTGTGGCTCACCGAAAGCCTGATTCCGCGCAAATGGAACCCTGA